From Pseudomonas fluorescens, one genomic window encodes:
- a CDS encoding bifunctional prephenate dehydrogenase/3-phosphoshikimate 1-carboxyvinyltransferase produces the protein MVGRLVVVGLGLIGGSFAKGLRESGLCREVVGVDLDPQSRKLAVELGVVDRCEDDLASACVGADVIQLAVPILAMEKLLAILAGMDLGSAILTDVGSAKGNVVRAATRAFGGMPARFVPGHPIAGSEQSGVEASNTELFRRHKVILTPLEQTDPAALAVVDRLWRELGADVEHMQVERHDEVLAATSHLPHLLAFGLVDSLAKRNENLEIFRYAAGGFRDFTRIAGSDPVMWHDIFLANREAVLRTLDTFRSDLDALRDAVDAGDGHQLLGVFTRARVAREHFSKILARRAYVDAMNSNDLIFLAQPGGRLSGRIRVPGDKSISHRSIMLGSLAEGVTEVEGFLEGEDALATLQAFRDMGVVIEGPHHGRVTIHGVGLHGLKPAPGPIYLGNSGTSMRLLSGLLAAQSFDSTLTGDASLSKRPMNRVANPLREMGAVIETAADGRPPMIIRGGHALKGLTYTMPMASAQVKSCLLLAGLYAEGKTTVTEPAPTRDHTERMLRGFGYPVSVEGATASVESGHKLTATHIEVPGDISSSAFFLVAASIAEGSELVLEHVGINPTRTGVIDILRLMGADITLENQREVGGEPVADLRVRAAKLKGIEIPEELVPLAIDEFPVLFVAAACAEGRTILRGAEELRVKESDRIQVMADGLLALGVKCEPTADGIIIDGGQIGGGEVHGHGDHRIAMAFSVASLRANAPIRIHDCANVATSFPNFLALCAQVGIRVAEEAQS, from the coding sequence GTGGTCGGCCGCCTGGTGGTGGTCGGCCTGGGCTTGATCGGTGGGTCGTTCGCCAAGGGGTTGCGTGAAAGCGGCTTGTGCCGGGAAGTGGTCGGCGTCGATCTGGATCCGCAATCGCGCAAGCTCGCGGTTGAGTTGGGAGTGGTCGATCGTTGCGAGGATGACTTGGCCAGCGCCTGTGTGGGGGCTGATGTCATTCAGTTGGCAGTGCCGATCCTGGCGATGGAAAAACTGCTGGCGATCCTGGCTGGCATGGACCTCGGGTCGGCGATCCTCACCGACGTCGGTAGTGCCAAAGGTAATGTGGTACGCGCTGCGACCCGTGCTTTTGGCGGCATGCCAGCGCGTTTCGTGCCAGGGCATCCCATCGCCGGCTCCGAGCAGAGTGGGGTGGAGGCTTCCAACACCGAGCTGTTCCGTCGGCACAAGGTGATTCTCACGCCGCTGGAGCAGACCGATCCTGCGGCGCTGGCCGTGGTGGATCGGCTGTGGCGCGAGTTGGGTGCCGATGTCGAGCACATGCAGGTGGAGCGCCACGATGAAGTGCTGGCGGCTACCAGCCATTTGCCGCACTTGCTGGCCTTTGGTCTTGTTGATTCGCTGGCCAAGCGCAATGAAAATCTCGAGATCTTCCGTTACGCTGCGGGCGGTTTCCGTGATTTCACAAGAATCGCCGGAAGCGACCCGGTCATGTGGCACGACATCTTCCTCGCTAATCGCGAAGCTGTCCTGCGCACACTCGATACATTTCGCAGCGACCTCGACGCCTTGCGCGACGCGGTCGATGCAGGGGATGGGCACCAATTATTGGGCGTGTTCACGCGCGCCCGGGTTGCCCGCGAGCATTTCAGTAAAATCCTTGCCCGCCGGGCCTATGTGGACGCTATGAATTCCAACGATCTGATTTTCCTGGCTCAACCTGGTGGCCGCTTGTCCGGTCGGATTCGCGTACCAGGTGACAAATCGATTTCCCATCGCTCGATCATGCTCGGCTCGCTGGCTGAAGGTGTTACCGAAGTCGAAGGCTTCCTCGAGGGCGAAGATGCCCTGGCAACCCTACAAGCCTTCCGCGACATGGGCGTGGTCATCGAGGGTCCGCACCATGGTCGCGTGACTATTCATGGTGTGGGTCTGCATGGCTTGAAACCGGCGCCAGGCCCTATCTACCTGGGCAACTCCGGTACTTCGATGCGTTTGCTGTCCGGCCTGCTGGCCGCACAGAGCTTCGATAGCACCTTGACTGGCGACGCGTCGCTGTCCAAGCGTCCAATGAATCGCGTGGCGAACCCGCTGCGTGAAATGGGTGCAGTGATCGAAACCGCCGCCGACGGCCGTCCACCGATGATCATTCGCGGTGGTCATGCACTCAAGGGCCTGACCTACACCATGCCAATGGCCAGTGCCCAGGTTAAGTCCTGCCTGTTACTGGCGGGTTTGTACGCGGAAGGTAAAACCACCGTGACCGAGCCGGCGCCTACCCGAGATCATACCGAGCGTATGCTGCGTGGTTTCGGTTACCCGGTCAGCGTCGAGGGCGCAACCGCCTCGGTCGAGTCTGGCCATAAACTGACCGCTACCCACATTGAAGTGCCGGGTGATATTTCTTCTTCGGCATTCTTCCTGGTGGCGGCGTCGATTGCCGAGGGTTCCGAGCTGGTGCTTGAGCACGTTGGCATCAACCCGACCCGTACCGGCGTTATCGATATCCTGCGCCTGATGGGCGCCGACATTACCCTGGAAAACCAGCGTGAAGTCGGCGGTGAGCCGGTTGCGGACCTGCGAGTGCGCGCGGCCAAGCTCAAGGGCATCGAGATTCCCGAGGAATTGGTACCGCTGGCGATCGACGAGTTCCCAGTATTGTTCGTCGCCGCAGCCTGTGCTGAAGGCCGGACCATCCTGCGCGGTGCCGAAGAGCTGCGGGTCAAGGAATCCGATCGCATCCAGGTCATGGCCGATGGTCTTCTGGCGTTGGGCGTGAAATGCGAGCCTACTGCCGATGGCATCATCATTGATGGCGGCCAGATCGGCGGCGGCGAAGTCCATGGTCACGGTGACCACCGAATCGCCATGGCATTCAGCGTCGCTTCGTTGCGGGCTAATGCGCCGATCCGCATCCATGATTGCGCCAACGTCGCGACATCCTTCCCGAACTTCCTGGCGTTGTGCGCGCAGGTCGGTATCCGTGTTGCCGAAGAGGCTCAGTCGTGA
- the hisC gene encoding histidinol-phosphate transaminase — MSGDFLALAQPGVQQLSPYVPGKPVDELARELDLEPASIVKLASNENPLGASPRALAAIREELAELTRYPDGNGFALKSLLAEQCRVDLNQVTLGNGSNDILELVARAYLAPGLNAVFSEHAFAVYPIVTQAVGADARVIPAKDWGHDLAAMLQAIDSNTRVVFIANPNNPTGTWFSAEALDEFLQDVPEGVLVVLDEAYIEYAEGSDLPDGLDFLAAYPNLLVSRTFSKAYGLAALRVGYGLSTAVVADVLNRVRQPFNVNSLALAAACAALKDEEYLAESRRLNDAGMQQLEAGFRALGLSWIPSRGNFLCVDLGQVAAPIFQGLLREGVIVRPVANYGMPNHLRVTIGLPAENTRFLEALSKVLARG; from the coding sequence ATGAGCGGCGACTTCCTCGCCCTGGCGCAGCCGGGCGTGCAACAACTTTCGCCTTACGTTCCGGGCAAGCCCGTGGACGAACTGGCCCGTGAGCTGGATCTGGAGCCGGCCAGCATCGTCAAGCTGGCGAGCAACGAAAACCCGCTGGGCGCCAGTCCCAGGGCTCTGGCGGCGATCCGTGAAGAGCTGGCCGAGCTGACCCGTTACCCGGATGGCAACGGCTTCGCGCTCAAGAGCCTGCTGGCCGAGCAGTGCCGGGTCGACCTTAATCAGGTGACCTTGGGCAATGGCTCCAACGACATCCTCGAGTTGGTGGCGCGTGCCTACCTGGCTCCGGGCTTGAACGCGGTGTTCAGCGAGCACGCGTTTGCCGTTTATCCGATTGTCACCCAGGCGGTCGGTGCCGACGCGCGCGTGATCCCGGCGAAAGACTGGGGGCACGACCTGGCGGCCATGCTGCAGGCGATCGATAGCAATACCCGCGTGGTATTCATCGCCAACCCGAACAACCCGACCGGGACTTGGTTCAGTGCCGAAGCGCTGGATGAGTTCCTGCAGGACGTGCCTGAGGGTGTACTGGTAGTTCTGGACGAGGCGTACATCGAGTATGCCGAGGGCAGTGATTTGCCGGACGGCCTGGACTTCCTCGCCGCGTACCCGAACCTGCTGGTGTCGCGTACCTTCTCCAAGGCCTATGGCCTGGCAGCGCTGCGCGTGGGTTATGGCTTGTCGACAGCGGTGGTCGCGGATGTGCTGAACCGTGTACGCCAGCCGTTCAACGTCAATAGCCTGGCATTGGCCGCAGCCTGCGCAGCTTTGAAAGACGAAGAGTACCTGGCTGAAAGCCGCCGTCTGAACGATGCCGGCATGCAGCAGTTGGAAGCGGGCTTTCGTGCATTGGGGTTGAGCTGGATTCCGTCGCGAGGCAATTTCCTCTGTGTGGATCTGGGGCAGGTGGCTGCGCCTATCTTCCAGGGGCTGTTGCGTGAAGGGGTGATCGTGCGTCCGGTGGCCAACTACGGTATGCCGAACCACTTGCGCGTCACCATCGGCCTGCCGGCAGAAAACACACGCTTCCTCGAGGCGTTGAGCAAGGTTCTGGCACGTGGTTGA
- the pheA gene encoding prephenate dehydratase, with the protein MSEQELKALRVRIDALDTKVLELISERARCAQEVARVKMASLAEGEVPVFYRPEREAQVLKRVMERNQGPLGNEEMARLFREIMSSCLALEQPLKVAYLGPEGTFTQAAAMKHFGHAVISKPMAAIDEVFREVAAGAVNFGVVPVENSTEGAVNHTLDSFLEHDMVICGEVELRIHHHLLVGENTKTDSISRIYSHAQSLAQCRKWLDAHYPNVERVAVSSNAEAAKRVKGEWNSAAIAGDMAAGLYGLTRLAEKIEDRPDNSTRFLMIGNQEVPPTGDDKTSIIVSMSNKPGALHELLVPFHDNGIDLTRIETRPSRSGKWTYVFFIDFVGHHRDPLVKGVLEKISQEAVALKVLGSYPKAVL; encoded by the coding sequence ATGTCTGAGCAAGAACTCAAGGCACTGCGCGTTCGCATTGATGCCCTGGACACTAAAGTCCTGGAGCTGATCAGTGAGCGTGCACGTTGCGCCCAGGAAGTCGCGCGGGTAAAGATGGCCTCGCTGGCCGAAGGCGAAGTGCCAGTGTTCTACCGTCCCGAGCGTGAAGCTCAGGTGCTCAAGCGCGTGATGGAGCGTAACCAGGGGCCGCTGGGCAACGAAGAGATGGCGCGTTTGTTCCGCGAAATCATGTCTTCTTGCCTGGCGCTCGAGCAGCCGCTGAAAGTGGCTTACCTCGGCCCTGAGGGTACGTTCACCCAGGCGGCGGCGATGAAACATTTCGGTCACGCGGTGATCAGCAAGCCGATGGCAGCCATCGACGAGGTGTTCCGCGAAGTGGCGGCGGGCGCGGTGAATTTTGGTGTTGTGCCGGTGGAAAACTCCACTGAAGGCGCGGTCAACCACACCCTGGACAGTTTCCTCGAGCACGACATGGTCATCTGTGGCGAAGTCGAGTTGCGGATCCACCACCACCTGCTGGTCGGTGAAAACACCAAAACTGACAGCATCAGCCGCATTTACTCCCACGCCCAGTCTCTGGCCCAGTGCCGTAAGTGGCTGGATGCCCATTACCCGAACGTCGAGCGTGTTGCCGTGTCGAGCAATGCCGAGGCGGCCAAGCGGGTCAAGGGTGAGTGGAACTCGGCAGCGATTGCCGGCGACATGGCTGCCGGCCTGTATGGCTTGACCCGCCTGGCCGAGAAAATCGAGGACCGTCCGGACAACTCCACGCGGTTCCTGATGATCGGTAACCAGGAAGTGCCGCCGACCGGTGACGACAAGACGTCGATCATTGTGTCGATGAGCAACAAGCCGGGTGCGCTGCATGAGTTGCTGGTGCCATTCCACGATAACGGGATCGACCTGACGCGTATCGAGACTCGTCCGTCGCGCAGTGGCAAGTGGACCTATGTGTTCTTCATCGATTTCGTCGGCCACCACCGTGATCCGCTGGTAAAAGGTGTGCTGGAAAAAATCAGTCAGGAAGCAGTGGCACTCAAAGTGCTGGGTTCCTACCCGAAAGCAGTTCTCTAA
- the serC gene encoding 3-phosphoserine/phosphohydroxythreonine transaminase, with protein MSKRAYNFCAGPAALPEAVLKRAQGELLDWHGKGLSVMEMSHRSDEFVSIATKAEQDLRDLLNIPSNYKVLFLQGGASQQFAQIPLNLLPENGSADYIDTGIWSQKAIEEASRYGHVNVAATAKPYDYFAIPGQNEWKLSKDAAYVHYAPNETIGGLEFQWIPEVGDVPLVADMSSDILSRPVDISRFGMIYAGAQKNIGPSGIVVNIIREDLLGKARSLCPTMLDYKVAADNGSMYNTPPTLAWYLSGLVFEWLKEQGGVEAIGKLNDVKQRTLYDFIDASGLYNNPINKSDRSWMNVPFRLADDRLDKPFLVGAEARGLLNLKGHRSVGGMRASIYNAVDIHGVNALVSYMAEFEKEHG; from the coding sequence GTGAGCAAGAGAGCCTATAACTTCTGTGCCGGTCCTGCGGCGCTTCCCGAAGCTGTCCTGAAGCGCGCCCAGGGTGAACTCCTCGACTGGCACGGCAAGGGCCTTTCGGTCATGGAAATGAGCCATCGCAGCGATGAGTTCGTGTCCATTGCGACCAAGGCCGAGCAGGATCTGCGTGATCTGCTGAATATCCCCTCGAACTATAAAGTGCTGTTTCTGCAGGGCGGCGCCAGCCAGCAATTTGCCCAGATTCCGCTGAACCTGTTGCCGGAAAATGGCAGCGCCGACTATATCGACACCGGTATCTGGTCGCAGAAAGCCATTGAAGAAGCCTCGCGCTACGGCCACGTCAATGTTGCCGCGACCGCCAAGCCTTACGATTACTTCGCCATTCCCGGCCAGAACGAGTGGAAGTTGTCCAAGGACGCGGCCTACGTTCACTACGCGCCGAACGAAACCATTGGCGGTCTTGAGTTTCAGTGGATTCCGGAAGTCGGCGATGTGCCGCTAGTGGCCGACATGTCTTCCGACATTCTCTCGCGTCCTGTGGATATTTCGCGTTTCGGCATGATCTACGCCGGTGCGCAGAAAAACATCGGCCCGAGCGGCATCGTCGTCAACATCATTCGCGAAGACCTGCTGGGCAAGGCGCGCTCGCTGTGCCCAACCATGCTCGACTACAAGGTAGCAGCCGATAATGGCTCGATGTACAACACCCCGCCGACCCTGGCCTGGTACCTCTCGGGGCTGGTCTTCGAGTGGTTGAAAGAGCAGGGGGGTGTCGAAGCCATCGGCAAGCTCAACGACGTCAAGCAGCGCACCCTGTACGACTTCATCGACGCCAGTGGCCTGTACAACAACCCGATCAACAAGTCCGATCGCTCGTGGATGAACGTGCCGTTCCGCCTGGCCGATGATCGCCTGGACAAGCCGTTCCTGGTCGGTGCCGAGGCGCGCGGGCTGCTCAACCTCAAGGGTCACCGTTCGGTCGGCGGCATGCGTGCCTCTATCTACAACGCCGTCGACATCCATGGTGTCAACGCGCTGGTTTCGTACATGGCAGAGTTCGAGAAGGAACATGGCTAA
- the gyrA gene encoding DNA gyrase subunit A, which yields MGELAKEILPVNIEDELKQSYLDYAMSVIVGRALPDARDGLKPVHRRVLFAMSELGNDFNKPYKKSARVVGDVIGKYHPHGDTAVYDTIVRMAQPFSLRYLLVDGQGNFGSVDGDNAAAMRYTEVRMTKLAHELLADLHKETVDWVPNYDGTEMIPAVMPTRIPNLLVNGSSGIAVGMATNIPPHNLGEVIDGCLALIDNPELTVDELMQYIPGPDFPTAAIINGRAGIIEAYRTGRGRIYMRARSTIEDIDKVGGRQQIVITELPYQLNKARLIEKIAELVKEKKLEGITELRDESDKDGMRVVIELRRGEVPEVILNNLYAQTQLQAVFGINIVALIDGRPRILNLKDLLEAFVRHRREVVTRRTVFELRKARERGHILEGQAVALSNIDPVIALIKASPTPSEAKEALVSTPWESSAVVAMVERAGADSCRPENLDPQYGLRDGKYFLSPEQAQAILELRLHRLTGLEHEKLLAEYQEILNQIGELIRILNSATRLMEVIREELEVIRAEYGDVRRTEILDARLDLTLGDMIPEEERVVTISHGGYAKTQPLAAYQAQRRGGKGKSATGVKDEDYIAHLLVANSHTTLLLFSSKGKVYWLKTYEIPEASRAARGRPLVNLLPLDDGEYITTMLPVEEYTEGHFIFMATANGTVKKTPLESFSRQRSVGLIALELDEGDVLISAAITDGEREVMLFSDGGKVTRFKESDVRAMGRTARGVRGMRLPEGQKLISMLIPEEGSQILTASARGYGKRTAITEFPEYKRGGQGVIAMVSNDRNGRLVGAVQVLDGEEIMLISDQGTLVRTRVDEVSSLGRNTQGVTLIKLASDETLVGLERVQEPSEVEGEELEGEEGAVFEGEIVIDDLAEDQQLDAAADEEPQE from the coding sequence ATGGGCGAACTGGCCAAAGAAATCCTACCGGTCAATATCGAAGACGAGCTGAAGCAGTCCTACCTCGACTACGCAATGAGCGTAATTGTCGGGCGGGCACTGCCTGATGCGCGCGATGGCTTGAAGCCCGTGCATCGGCGAGTGCTGTTCGCGATGAGCGAGCTGGGTAACGACTTCAACAAGCCGTACAAGAAATCTGCCCGTGTAGTCGGTGACGTGATCGGTAAGTATCACCCGCACGGTGATACCGCGGTGTACGACACCATCGTTCGTATGGCGCAGCCATTCTCGCTGCGTTACCTGCTGGTCGACGGCCAGGGCAACTTCGGTTCGGTCGACGGCGACAACGCCGCGGCGATGCGATACACCGAAGTGCGCATGACCAAGCTGGCGCATGAGCTGCTGGCTGACCTGCACAAGGAAACCGTGGACTGGGTGCCGAACTACGACGGCACAGAAATGATCCCGGCGGTCATGCCGACCCGTATTCCGAACCTGCTGGTCAACGGCTCCAGCGGTATCGCCGTGGGCATGGCGACCAACATCCCGCCACACAACCTCGGTGAAGTGATCGACGGTTGCCTGGCGCTCATCGACAATCCCGAGCTGACTGTCGACGAGCTGATGCAATACATTCCCGGTCCGGACTTCCCGACTGCTGCGATCATCAACGGTCGTGCCGGCATCATCGAGGCCTACCGTACCGGTCGCGGCCGCATTTACATGCGTGCTCGCTCGACCATCGAGGACATCGACAAGGTCGGCGGTCGCCAGCAGATCGTCATCACCGAACTTCCTTACCAGTTGAACAAGGCGCGCCTGATCGAGAAGATCGCCGAGCTGGTTAAAGAGAAGAAGCTCGAAGGTATCACTGAGCTGCGCGACGAGTCCGACAAGGACGGCATGCGCGTCGTGATCGAGTTGCGTCGCGGCGAAGTGCCTGAGGTCATCCTCAACAACCTCTACGCGCAGACCCAACTGCAAGCGGTGTTCGGTATCAACATCGTTGCGCTGATCGACGGCCGTCCACGGATCCTCAACCTCAAGGATCTGCTGGAAGCCTTCGTCCGTCACCGTCGCGAAGTGGTGACCCGCCGTACCGTGTTCGAACTGCGCAAGGCGCGTGAACGCGGTCACATCCTTGAAGGTCAAGCGGTTGCCCTGTCGAACATCGACCCGGTCATCGCCCTGATCAAGGCCTCGCCAACGCCGTCGGAAGCCAAGGAAGCGCTGGTCAGCACGCCTTGGGAATCCTCGGCCGTCGTTGCGATGGTGGAGCGTGCCGGCGCCGATTCCTGCCGTCCGGAAAACCTCGATCCGCAATACGGTCTGCGCGACGGCAAGTACTTCCTCTCACCAGAGCAGGCGCAAGCCATTCTGGAGCTGCGTCTGCACCGCCTGACCGGCCTGGAGCACGAGAAGCTGCTGGCCGAGTACCAGGAAATCCTCAACCAGATCGGCGAGCTGATCCGCATCCTCAATAGCGCCACGCGCCTGATGGAAGTGATCCGCGAAGAGCTGGAAGTGATCCGTGCCGAGTACGGCGATGTGCGTCGCACCGAGATCCTCGATGCCCGCCTGGACCTGACCCTGGGTGACATGATCCCGGAAGAAGAGCGCGTCGTGACCATTTCCCATGGCGGCTATGCCAAGACCCAGCCGCTGGCTGCGTACCAGGCCCAGCGTCGTGGCGGTAAAGGCAAATCGGCTACCGGCGTCAAGGATGAGGACTACATCGCCCACCTGCTGGTTGCCAACAGCCACACCACGCTGCTGCTGTTCTCCAGCAAGGGCAAGGTTTACTGGCTGAAAACCTACGAAATCCCGGAAGCGTCCCGCGCTGCCCGTGGTCGTCCGCTGGTCAACCTGTTGCCACTGGATGATGGTGAGTACATCACCACCATGCTGCCGGTCGAGGAGTACACCGAAGGTCACTTCATCTTCATGGCCACCGCCAACGGCACCGTGAAGAAGACCCCGCTGGAATCCTTTAGCCGTCAGCGCAGCGTTGGTCTGATCGCGTTGGAACTGGACGAAGGCGACGTGCTGATCTCTGCAGCCATCACCGATGGCGAGCGTGAAGTCATGCTGTTCTCCGACGGTGGCAAGGTAACTCGCTTCAAGGAATCCGACGTACGCGCCATGGGCCGTACTGCTCGTGGTGTTCGCGGCATGCGCCTGCCGGAAGGCCAGAAGCTGATTTCCATGCTGATCCCGGAAGAAGGTAGTCAGATCCTCACCGCTTCGGCGCGTGGTTACGGCAAGCGTACCGCCATCACCGAGTTCCCGGAGTACAAGCGTGGCGGCCAGGGTGTTATTGCCATGGTCAGCAACGACCGTAACGGCCGTCTGGTCGGTGCGGTGCAGGTGCTCGACGGCGAGGAAATCATGCTGATTTCCGACCAGGGCACTCTGGTTCGTACCCGTGTCGACGAAGTTTCCAGCCTGGGTCGTAACACCCAGGGCGTGACCCTGATTAAGCTGGCCAGCGACGAAACGCTGGTAGGCCTTGAGCGGGTACAGGAGCCGTCGGAAGTCGAAGGTGAAGAGCTGGAAGGTGAAGAGGGTGCAGTGTTCGAGGGCGAGATCGTGATTGACGATCTTGCCGAGGACCAGCAGCTCGACGCCGCCGCTGACGAAGAGCCGCAGGAATAA
- the mtnA gene encoding S-methyl-5-thioribose-1-phosphate isomerase, with protein MRDRLLATEKVKAIDWRDGTLFLLDQRVLPFEQTWIACTDVSGVAEAIRSMQVRGASAIGIAAAYGMVLAVRARIAEGSDWYAALEEDFALLADARPTAAHLFWALNRMHDRLDRLKDNADPVATLEAEAVAIHESDREANLTMAQLGVDVIRRHQGNAQAILTHCNAGALATGGFGTALGVIRGAFLEGMVERVYVNETRPWLQGSRLTAWELLNEEIPVTLNADSAAAHILKAKGITWVIVGADRIAANGDVASKIGTYQLAVNAMHHGVRFMVVAPSSTIDMHTASGEDIPLEERDGDELLAVGSVRVGADVEVFNPVFDVTPADLIDVIVTEKGIVERPDTAKMAQLMCRKRLH; from the coding sequence ATGCGCGATCGACTGTTGGCTACTGAAAAGGTGAAAGCCATCGATTGGCGCGATGGCACGCTGTTCCTGCTGGACCAGCGTGTTTTGCCGTTCGAGCAGACCTGGATTGCCTGCACCGACGTGTCCGGCGTGGCTGAGGCCATTCGTTCGATGCAGGTGCGCGGTGCCTCGGCAATCGGCATTGCTGCTGCTTATGGCATGGTGCTCGCCGTGCGCGCGCGGATTGCCGAAGGCAGTGACTGGTACGCGGCGCTGGAAGAAGATTTCGCACTGCTGGCTGACGCTCGTCCTACGGCGGCACACCTGTTCTGGGCGCTGAACCGTATGCATGATCGACTGGATCGCCTAAAGGACAATGCCGATCCGGTGGCGACCCTGGAGGCCGAGGCCGTTGCCATCCATGAAAGCGACCGCGAAGCCAACCTGACCATGGCCCAGTTGGGTGTGGACGTGATCCGCAGGCATCAGGGCAATGCCCAGGCGATCCTGACCCATTGCAATGCTGGCGCGTTGGCCACGGGTGGGTTCGGTACTGCCCTGGGGGTGATTCGCGGGGCGTTCCTGGAAGGGATGGTCGAGCGCGTCTACGTCAATGAAACCCGTCCCTGGCTGCAGGGCTCGCGGCTGACTGCATGGGAACTGCTCAACGAAGAGATTCCGGTGACCCTGAATGCCGACTCCGCGGCGGCCCATATCCTCAAGGCCAAGGGTATTACCTGGGTCATAGTGGGTGCCGACCGGATCGCCGCCAATGGCGATGTGGCGAGCAAGATCGGTACCTATCAGCTGGCGGTCAATGCCATGCATCACGGCGTGCGTTTCATGGTGGTGGCGCCGAGTTCGACGATCGATATGCACACCGCCAGTGGCGAGGACATTCCGCTGGAAGAGCGCGATGGTGACGAATTGCTCGCCGTCGGCAGCGTGCGGGTGGGGGCGGATGTCGAGGTCTTCAATCCCGTGTTCGATGTGACCCCGGCGGACCTGATTGACGTGATCGTCACCGAAAAAGGCATCGTCGAGCGGCCAGATACCGCGAAAATGGCGCAGTTGATGTGCCGCAAGCGGTTGCATTGA
- a CDS encoding TRZ/ATZ family hydrolase, which translates to MPTPVAALDLLLLPTWLVPVEPAGVVLKEHGLGIRDGRIAFIGPRREALKLAAREIRELPGTLLSPGLINAHGHAAMTLFRGLADDLPLMTWLEQHIWPAEGKWVDEAFVRDGTDLAIAEQIKGGISCFSDMYFFPKVASERVHNSGIRAQIAIPILDFPIPGASNADEAIRQGVELFGDLKHHPRIKIAFGPHAPYTVGDENLEKIRVIAEELDAPIHMHVHETASEVQQAVEQHGERPLERLARMGLLGPRFQAVHMTQISDDDLGLLVESNSSVIHCPESNLKLASGFCPVERLWQAGVNVAIGTDGAASNNDLDLLGETRTAALLAKAVAGSAAALDAHRALRMATLNGARALGLESEIGSLEVGKAADLVCFDLSGLAQQPIYDPVSQLIYATGRDCVKHLWVAGKQLLDDRRLTRLDEQQLCATANAWGQRISGHTQ; encoded by the coding sequence ATGCCCACCCCTGTTGCTGCGCTTGACCTTCTCCTGCTGCCGACCTGGCTGGTGCCTGTCGAACCTGCCGGCGTGGTCCTCAAAGAGCATGGCCTGGGCATTCGCGATGGGCGCATTGCCTTTATCGGCCCGCGCCGCGAAGCACTGAAGCTTGCCGCCAGGGAAATCCGCGAGTTGCCGGGCACGTTGCTCAGCCCCGGCCTGATCAATGCCCACGGACATGCGGCGATGACGCTGTTTCGCGGTCTGGCCGATGACCTGCCGCTGATGACCTGGCTGGAGCAGCATATCTGGCCAGCCGAGGGCAAATGGGTCGACGAGGCGTTCGTGCGCGATGGCACCGACCTGGCGATTGCCGAGCAGATCAAAGGCGGCATCAGCTGTTTTTCGGACATGTATTTCTTCCCGAAAGTTGCCAGTGAGCGGGTGCACAACAGCGGAATTCGAGCACAGATTGCCATTCCAATCCTTGATTTCCCGATCCCTGGAGCCAGCAACGCCGACGAAGCGATTCGCCAAGGTGTCGAGCTGTTCGGCGATTTGAAGCACCATCCGCGAATCAAGATCGCCTTCGGCCCTCATGCTCCCTATACCGTCGGCGACGAAAACCTGGAAAAAATCCGGGTGATCGCTGAGGAACTGGATGCGCCCATCCACATGCACGTCCACGAAACCGCCTCGGAGGTGCAACAGGCGGTCGAGCAACACGGCGAACGACCGCTGGAGCGCTTGGCACGGATGGGGCTGCTCGGACCCCGCTTCCAGGCTGTGCACATGACCCAGATCAGCGATGACGACCTCGGACTGCTGGTAGAAAGCAACAGCAGCGTGATCCACTGTCCGGAATCCAACCTGAAACTGGCCAGCGGCTTCTGCCCGGTGGAACGCCTTTGGCAGGCCGGCGTCAATGTGGCAATCGGTACCGATGGCGCGGCCAGCAATAACGATCTCGACTTACTCGGCGAAACCCGCACCGCAGCCCTGCTGGCCAAGGCTGTCGCCGGCTCGGCCGCAGCTCTGGATGCCCATCGCGCGCTGCGCATGGCCACCCTCAACGGCGCCCGCGCGCTCGGCCTGGAAAGCGAAATCGGCTCGCTGGAAGTCGGCAAGGCGGCCGACCTGGTGTGTTTCGACTTGTCTGGACTGGCTCAACAGCCGATTTACGACCCGGTGTCCCAGCTCATTTATGCCACTGGCCGCGATTGTGTGAAACACCTGTGGGTCGCTGGCAAGCAATTGCTCGACGACCGGCGCCTGACGCGCCTCGATGAACAACAACTGTGCGCCACAGCCAATGCCTGGGGCCAGCGCATCAGCGGTCATACCCAATAG